Proteins encoded by one window of Marixanthomonas sp. SCSIO 43207:
- a CDS encoding adenylate/guanylate cyclase domain-containing protein: MAKILVVDDEADLEILIKQKFRKQIREKEYEFLFAENGVAALEKLQTEPEVDILLSDINMPKMDGLTLLSKVNEMSPLIKSVIVSAYGDMENIRTAMNRGAFDFITKPINFEDLTLTMEKTLKHAQLLKETLQAVKENNILKMYVDENVLNFMGNKEFEKTIMANETIEATVMFVDICGFTAISETASPDTVVTMINSYFDVMVKEIMEQKGYIDKFIGDAIMAVFTGEYHLDRAIDAALAVCAKINSLPAFGRQLQYKPKVSIGIKSGEMISGNIGSESLKRLDYTVIGDTVNTAARLQDVAKENQIVIGEACYQKVKEYFKCEKLGDIIVKNKATPLTIYQVLE, from the coding sequence ATGGCAAAAATACTAGTAGTAGATGACGAGGCCGATCTGGAGATTCTTATCAAACAGAAATTCAGAAAACAAATACGTGAAAAGGAATATGAGTTTCTTTTTGCTGAAAACGGCGTGGCTGCATTGGAAAAACTACAAACCGAACCTGAAGTTGATATTCTATTAAGCGATATTAATATGCCAAAAATGGACGGCCTCACCCTGTTGAGCAAAGTGAATGAGATGAGTCCGCTTATTAAATCGGTTATTGTTTCGGCTTATGGAGATATGGAAAATATTCGTACCGCTATGAATCGCGGTGCATTTGATTTTATTACAAAGCCCATCAACTTTGAAGATCTTACGCTTACCATGGAAAAAACCCTCAAACACGCCCAACTACTAAAAGAAACGCTACAAGCTGTAAAAGAAAACAATATTTTAAAAATGTATGTCGATGAAAATGTTCTCAACTTTATGGGAAACAAGGAATTTGAAAAAACAATTATGGCAAATGAAACGATTGAAGCGACGGTTATGTTTGTGGATATATGTGGATTTACAGCTATAAGTGAAACCGCTTCCCCCGATACGGTTGTTACAATGATAAATTCCTACTTTGATGTTATGGTAAAAGAAATTATGGAACAAAAAGGATATATAGATAAGTTTATAGGCGATGCTATTATGGCTGTCTTTACGGGTGAGTATCATCTAGATCGCGCAATCGATGCTGCCTTGGCTGTGTGTGCAAAAATTAACAGCTTACCGGCTTTTGGTCGACAATTACAATACAAACCAAAAGTGTCTATTGGCATTAAAAGCGGCGAAATGATTTCCGGAAACATAGGTTCTGAAAGTTTGAAGCGGTTAGATTATACAGTAATTGGCGACACAGTTAATACAGCTGCAAGACTTCAAGATGTAGCCAAAGAAAATCAAATTGTCATAGGGGAAGCTTGTTACCAGAAAGTGAAAGAATACTTCAAGTGTGAAAAATTGGGTGATATTATTGTAAAAAACAAAGCGACTCCTTTGACTATTTACCAAGTGCTTGAGTAA
- a CDS encoding Pycsar system effector family protein: METHDLNTKPDIKKPSHTEELVDHYWGSINYVFGLIKASEIKAGLILSFYGIILNFIYQNVSHSFVQISKDYLLYTLIGLWFVCTVTSIYFSIRCFMPKIEAKYEKNMFFFGDVVHKFGSIKEFSRTFYKTSLDEEELFDQLGQQIYIISKIAAYKFKNVNRALRLLAVGLVLFLIMIMYIIFIGD; this comes from the coding sequence ATGGAAACACATGATTTAAACACAAAACCAGACATTAAAAAGCCTTCACATACCGAAGAATTGGTAGATCATTATTGGGGTAGCATCAACTATGTTTTTGGACTTATAAAAGCTTCAGAAATAAAAGCAGGGTTAATTCTTTCTTTTTACGGAATCATACTCAATTTTATCTATCAAAATGTTTCTCATTCCTTTGTTCAAATTTCAAAAGACTATTTATTGTATACACTTATTGGCTTATGGTTTGTTTGTACGGTTACATCAATTTACTTTAGCATACGATGCTTTATGCCAAAGATTGAAGCAAAATATGAGAAAAACATGTTCTTTTTTGGAGATGTGGTACATAAATTTGGTTCTATTAAAGAGTTTTCAAGAACGTTTTACAAAACCAGCCTAGATGAAGAAGAATTATTTGATCAACTAGGACAACAGATTTATATTATTTCAAAGATTGCAGCCTATAAATTTAAAAATGTAAACCGTGCGTTGCGTTTACTAGCTGTGGGTCTTGTGCTTTTTTTAATTATGATAATGTACATAATTTTTATTGGAGATTAA